The window CGGACAATTTCACTTGATTTTTGTTACTGACTAAGCTCGACAAAAATTTGCTATTCCGTTTCAATTCATATTTTCGTATAATTGTCAAGCAACCTTAATAGTGCAAATTTACCAATTCTCCTTCAGATTTCATATTTAAATTTATGGCTGAATCAACTTGTTTTCAAGATACACTTAATGCTGCGGCTGAAAGATTATTTGCCTTACTAGACCGCTTTCATCAAGCAGAAATCCTAGTTATCGGTGACTTAACTTTAGATGAATTTCTTACAGGTCAAGTAGAACGAATTTCTCGCGAAGCACCAGTATTAATTTTGCGCCACGAACACACTAGACAAATTCCTGGAGGCGGTGCAAATGCAGTTTACAACCTCGCCAAGCTAGGAGCAAAAGTAAAAGTTGTCGGTTTAGTCGGAAAAGACCCCCAAGGAGAAGCATTACGAGCTATTTTTGAAGCTGCGGGCATTGATACAACTGGAATGCTCACTGCTACCGACCGCCCCACTGTCACCAAAACGCGCATTGGCGGTCACGCTCGTCAGTCTGTAACTCAGCAAATCGTCCGCGTTGACCGCAAATCAGACCAAATGCCAGACTTAGATTTACAGATGCAACTAGCCGAATATATTCGCTCTCAAATTGAAGATGTAGATGCTGTAGTTTGTTCTGACTACGGAGATGGAGTCCTAACTGCACCTGTTATTGAAGCTGCTTTATCACACAAGCATACTATCGTAGACGCTCAAAAAGGTTTAGAACGTTATCGCCATGCAAAACTATTTACGCCAAATTTACCAGAAGCAGAACAGGCAGTAGGCTATAGTATTAGCGAACCTCAATCTTTAGTCCGGGCTGGACAAGATTTACTGTCAAAAACAGCCGCAGAGCAAATTTTAATTACTCGCGGTGATGAGGGAATGAGTTTATTTGAAAGTCGGGATGGAGAAAGTGAATGTTGGCATATTCCTGCTTTCAACCGCACTGATGTTTTTGACGTTACAGGGGCAGGAGATACAGTAGTAGCAGCGTTAACTTTAAGTAAATGTGCTGGTGCATCTTTTTGGGAAGCATCGGTTTTAGGTAATTTAGCTGCTTCGATTGTCGTGCGGAAGTTCGGAACAGCAACTACAACTGTAGAAGAAATGAAAGAGGCTTTTCAGACATTATTAGATGAAGGTATTTAGATTGCTGGTGACAGGAAATTTTAGTTAGTTATCAAAACTTTGCTGACAAGATTTTCATCTGTGGAGATTAGTTATGTCTAATCTTCACAATTCAATTAAAATTGCCAAAATCTATCTAAAAATGACTTAAAAACCTGACGGTTAAAATAAACAAAAAGGCAGTAGGAGCAAAGCAATGGCTTATAAACCAATCGAAAGTTACGGTATCATCGGTAATATGTATACTACTGCTTTAGTAGGTTTAGATGGTTCGATCGATTGGTTTTGCTTTCCCCATCATGATTCGCCAAGCGTTTTTGCGGCTTTACTTGATTCGGAAAAAGGCGGTTATTTCCAAATTGCGCCCTTAGCAGATAATGTTACTCATAAACAGTTATATTGGCCGCAAAGTAATGTGTTAATTACTCGCTTTTTGACTCCTGAAGGTGTAGCTGAAGTTATTGATTTTATGCCTGTAAATTTAAAAGAAGGCGAAAAAGGTTATCACTGGTTAGTGCGGAAAGTTACAGTCGTGCGTTCCTGCATGGATTTGCGAGTAGAATGTTATCCTGCCTTTAATTATGCCCGATCGCGCCATGAAGTCTCGTTAACCAAAAATGGGGCTTGTTTCCACACTGAAAATCTTAGCTTGGGACTCGCAACCGAAGTTCCGCTTCAGCAACAAGGAAATGGTGTCTTTGGTAAGTTTACACTCCAGGCAGGCGAAAGTGCTATTTTTGTACTGAGGAAGTTGGAAACAGACTGCGATTGTGGTGTACCTTTAGATCGCGAAGCAACTTTTGAATTATTCGAGGATACAGCAACATATTGGCGACGTTGGCTTTCTCAATGTATTTATAAAGGTCGTTGGCGTTCCGAAGTCGAAAGATCCGCCCTCGTACTAAAATTATTAACATTTGAACCCACAGGCGCGATCGTGGCTGCCCCTACCTGTAGTTTGCCAGAAAGTGTCGGCGGCGTGCGTAACTGGGACTACCGTTATACTTGGATTCGAGATGCAGCTTTTACGCTTTACGCTTTGTTGCGAATTGGCTTTAGTGAAGAAGCAGCGAGATTTA of the Oscillatoria salina IIICB1 genome contains:
- the rfaE1 gene encoding D-glycero-beta-D-manno-heptose-7-phosphate kinase; its protein translation is MAESTCFQDTLNAAAERLFALLDRFHQAEILVIGDLTLDEFLTGQVERISREAPVLILRHEHTRQIPGGGANAVYNLAKLGAKVKVVGLVGKDPQGEALRAIFEAAGIDTTGMLTATDRPTVTKTRIGGHARQSVTQQIVRVDRKSDQMPDLDLQMQLAEYIRSQIEDVDAVVCSDYGDGVLTAPVIEAALSHKHTIVDAQKGLERYRHAKLFTPNLPEAEQAVGYSISEPQSLVRAGQDLLSKTAAEQILITRGDEGMSLFESRDGESECWHIPAFNRTDVFDVTGAGDTVVAALTLSKCAGASFWEASVLGNLAASIVVRKFGTATTTVEEMKEAFQTLLDEGI